The proteins below are encoded in one region of Pseudonocardia sp. DSM 110487:
- a CDS encoding LysR family transcriptional regulator gives MVRRATSLANLDLNLLVILRELLRERNVTRAAHQVGITQPAASAALGRLRRHFGDELLERTRGGFVLTPLGAQLATQIETVCAGVERLFSTDPAFRPMDSEREFVLLMPDYVLAALGEGLSRAMHDEAPGTRLHVKVVHESMPADLLETLRVIDGIVSVPMPRFQVAGIRGTEVFRDRWVCVVAADNSVGEHLELADLERLPWVVPHHPDGEYPPTSPLAPLFARLSARPQVAVRVDSYQATPYFVAGTDRVAVMQRRLALRFADRPDLRLLECPGDPPPIVETLWWHAKNDEDDAHTWFRSMVARASKDGDGHPSR, from the coding sequence GTGGTGAGGCGAGCGACGTCGCTGGCGAACCTCGACCTGAACCTCCTGGTGATCCTGCGGGAGCTGCTGCGCGAGCGGAACGTCACCCGCGCGGCGCATCAGGTCGGGATCACCCAGCCCGCCGCGAGCGCGGCGCTCGGCCGACTGCGCAGGCACTTCGGGGACGAGCTGCTCGAACGCACCCGCGGCGGGTTCGTGCTCACACCGCTCGGGGCGCAGCTCGCCACGCAGATCGAGACCGTCTGTGCAGGTGTCGAGCGGCTCTTCTCCACCGACCCCGCGTTCCGGCCGATGGACTCGGAGCGGGAGTTCGTCCTGCTGATGCCGGACTACGTGCTCGCGGCGCTCGGCGAGGGGCTCTCGCGGGCGATGCACGACGAGGCGCCCGGCACCCGGCTGCACGTGAAGGTCGTCCACGAGTCGATGCCTGCCGACCTCCTCGAAACGCTGCGGGTGATCGACGGCATCGTGTCCGTGCCCATGCCGAGGTTCCAGGTGGCCGGGATCCGCGGGACGGAGGTCTTCCGGGACCGGTGGGTGTGCGTCGTCGCCGCGGACAACTCGGTGGGCGAGCACCTGGAGCTGGCCGATCTCGAACGCCTGCCGTGGGTCGTCCCGCATCATCCCGACGGCGAGTACCCGCCCACGTCGCCGCTCGCGCCGCTGTTCGCCCGGCTGTCGGCGCGCCCGCAGGTGGCGGTGCGGGTGGACAGCTACCAGGCCACCCCCTACTTCGTCGCGGGCACGGACCGGGTCGCGGTGATGCAGCGGCGGCTGGCGCTGCGCTTCGCCGACCGGCCGGACCTGCGCCTTCTGGAGTGCCCTGGGGATCCGCCGCCGATCGTCGAGACGCTGTGGTGGCACGCGAAGAACGACGAGGACGACGCGCACACCTGGTTCCGCTCGATGGTCGCGCGGGCGTCGAAGGACGGGGACGGGCATCCATCGCGTTGA
- a CDS encoding alpha/beta fold hydrolase yields the protein MLEGFATVDVPVPSGARIRVRTAGTGPPVVLLHGYPQTSAMWHLVAPELAREHTVVLADLPGYGHSVAPPDAPVEAFGKRAMAAAIVSAMAELGFDRFAVVGHDRGARCAYRLALDHQDVVTALCVLDILPTADVFARVDAAFARGAWHWFFLAQPGDLPERLIAADPDAFFLRGATPFAPEAVAAYRAAWSRPDVVRAMCQDYRAGATVDVADDEADRGRRTIGCPTLVLWGSGGPLGREPDVLGTWRAWAPAAAGHELTCGHYVAEERPAETIVAVRELLAGSILGRW from the coding sequence ATGCTGGAGGGCTTCGCAACCGTCGACGTCCCGGTGCCGAGCGGTGCGCGGATCCGGGTGCGCACCGCCGGCACCGGGCCGCCGGTGGTGCTGCTGCACGGCTACCCGCAGACGTCGGCGATGTGGCACCTGGTCGCGCCCGAGCTGGCCCGCGAGCACACGGTGGTGCTCGCCGACCTGCCGGGGTACGGCCACAGCGTCGCGCCGCCGGACGCCCCCGTCGAGGCGTTCGGGAAGCGCGCGATGGCCGCTGCGATCGTGTCGGCCATGGCCGAGCTGGGGTTCGACCGGTTCGCCGTGGTCGGGCACGACCGCGGCGCCCGGTGCGCCTACCGGCTGGCGCTGGATCACCAGGACGTCGTGACCGCGCTCTGCGTGCTCGACATCCTGCCGACGGCGGACGTGTTCGCCAGGGTCGATGCGGCGTTCGCCCGGGGCGCATGGCACTGGTTCTTCCTGGCCCAGCCCGGAGACCTGCCGGAGCGGTTGATCGCCGCCGACCCGGACGCGTTCTTCCTCCGCGGCGCCACGCCGTTCGCCCCGGAGGCAGTGGCTGCCTACCGGGCGGCCTGGTCGCGTCCCGACGTCGTGCGCGCGATGTGCCAGGACTACCGGGCCGGTGCCACCGTGGACGTCGCCGACGACGAGGCCGACCGCGGAAGGCGCACGATCGGCTGCCCGACGCTCGTGCTGTGGGGGAGCGGCGGCCCGCTCGGGCGCGAGCCGGACGTCCTGGGAACGTGGCGGGCGTGGGCGCCCGCGGCCGCGGGGCACGAGCTGACGTGCGGGCACTACGTCGCGGAGGAGCGCCCGGCCGAGACGATCGTCGCGGTGCGGGAGCTACTGGCGGGTTCCATACTGGGTCGGTGGTGA
- a CDS encoding MFS transporter — MADSRPVDPVVDVVPLIEDQKVGRFWVVLFAVAWAVTFLDGFDLQIISFAGRYIQESFALTNTQLGTLGTVGVVGTLLGGIAMGYLGDRVGRKPAIVVSTIGFGVFMLLFAVAQDYAQLVVLRLLTGVFLGGALPLVWAVVTEFAPVRLRSTSVVITMIGYSLGSASGGPVSNALIPRFGWEAVFVAGGVASLLAVIPVVLFLPESVKFLAQKDLQQHRIATILRRALPDVTLPAGARFVVGTGPRRDRTRFTPAELFRGGRLALITPLVWIAYMCSSAIVFYLAFWGPILNERIGFSVSAAATLAAWTAVAGAAGQLLIGRFIDHRGAGTIAWMPLLAVPCLMLIGLVPLTAAGYVAVIILANIFVIGGHGGIISVCGIFYRPAIRANGAGWATSMAKFGAMLGPWLAGFVMDQGVDARGTFFVFAFFPVAMVVLLVALGRIQKGLPADADGSLQAPVPAVR; from the coding sequence ATGGCCGACTCCCGTCCCGTCGACCCCGTCGTCGATGTCGTTCCGCTGATCGAGGACCAGAAGGTCGGCCGGTTCTGGGTCGTGCTGTTCGCCGTCGCATGGGCGGTGACGTTCCTCGACGGCTTCGACCTGCAGATCATCTCGTTCGCGGGCCGGTACATCCAAGAGTCGTTCGCCCTCACCAACACGCAGCTCGGCACGCTGGGCACCGTCGGTGTCGTCGGCACCCTGCTCGGCGGGATCGCGATGGGCTACCTGGGCGACCGGGTCGGCCGCAAGCCGGCGATCGTCGTCTCGACGATCGGGTTCGGCGTGTTCATGCTGCTCTTCGCCGTGGCGCAGGACTACGCGCAGCTGGTGGTGCTGCGGCTCCTCACGGGCGTCTTCCTCGGCGGTGCACTGCCGCTGGTGTGGGCGGTCGTCACCGAGTTCGCGCCCGTACGGCTGCGCTCCACGTCGGTCGTGATCACGATGATCGGCTACAGCCTCGGCAGCGCGTCGGGCGGACCGGTCTCCAACGCGCTCATCCCGCGGTTCGGGTGGGAGGCGGTGTTCGTGGCAGGCGGTGTGGCGTCGCTGCTGGCGGTCATCCCGGTGGTCCTGTTCCTCCCGGAGTCGGTCAAGTTCCTCGCGCAGAAGGACCTCCAGCAACACCGGATCGCGACGATCCTGCGGCGCGCGCTGCCGGACGTGACGCTGCCGGCAGGCGCCCGGTTCGTCGTCGGCACCGGCCCGCGCCGGGACCGCACCCGATTCACCCCCGCCGAGCTGTTCCGCGGCGGCCGGCTGGCACTGATCACCCCGCTGGTCTGGATCGCCTACATGTGCTCGTCGGCGATCGTGTTCTACCTGGCGTTCTGGGGTCCGATCCTCAACGAGCGGATCGGGTTCAGCGTGTCCGCCGCCGCGACACTCGCCGCGTGGACGGCCGTGGCCGGGGCGGCAGGCCAGCTGCTCATCGGGCGGTTCATCGACCACCGCGGCGCCGGCACGATCGCGTGGATGCCGCTGCTCGCGGTGCCGTGCCTGATGCTGATCGGGCTCGTCCCGCTGACCGCGGCCGGCTACGTCGCCGTGATCATCCTGGCGAACATCTTCGTCATCGGCGGGCACGGCGGCATCATCAGCGTCTGCGGGATCTTCTACCGGCCGGCGATCCGCGCCAACGGGGCGGGCTGGGCGACGTCGATGGCCAAGTTCGGCGCGATGCTCGGCCCGTGGCTGGCCGGGTTCGTGATGGACCAGGGCGTCGACGCCCGAGGCACCTTCTTCGTGTTCGCCTTCTTCCCGGTCGCGATGGTGGTGCTGCTGGTGGCGCTGGGCCGCATCCAGAAGGGCCTGCCGGCGGACGCCGATGGATCGCTGCAGGCGCCGGTACCCGCTGTCCGCTGA
- a CDS encoding amidohydrolase family protein: MTAVQTAVVDTDVHCSPKALSDFSPYLDGYWRGYITDGGLALSPTQGGAYPQAAPTSGSSAATSVEQLREGFLDVAGPQLAVLNCTTSFHCNRNPYYEAALCRAVNDWLVAEWLERDDRLRASMVVPTLDTAAAVAEIERIGEHPRIVQVLLPVRTDAPWGNVRHRPLLRAAAERGLVVGLHAWGRIGNAPTSSGMTHTYLEDYLANSQIIVQAQVTSLITEGVFAQLPDLRVTLLECGFSWLPTLLWRFDKDWKGVWREVPWLDAKPSETARRHLRLTTAPAHLPRDPGQVREALDLLDAGLMLLYASDHPHDHGSGGERLLAALTDEERERVLGGNAADWYALG; encoded by the coding sequence GTGACCGCCGTGCAGACCGCCGTGGTCGACACGGACGTGCACTGCTCGCCGAAGGCGCTGTCCGACTTCTCGCCGTACCTCGACGGCTACTGGCGCGGCTACATCACCGACGGCGGGCTCGCGCTGTCTCCGACGCAGGGCGGGGCCTACCCGCAGGCGGCGCCCACCAGCGGCAGTTCGGCTGCGACGTCGGTGGAGCAGTTGCGCGAAGGGTTCCTGGACGTCGCCGGGCCGCAGCTCGCCGTCCTGAACTGCACCACGTCGTTCCACTGCAACCGCAACCCGTACTACGAGGCGGCGCTGTGCCGGGCGGTCAACGACTGGCTGGTGGCCGAGTGGCTGGAGCGCGACGACCGGCTGCGCGCCAGCATGGTCGTGCCCACGTTGGACACGGCCGCGGCGGTGGCCGAGATCGAGCGGATCGGCGAGCACCCGCGGATCGTGCAGGTGCTGCTGCCGGTGCGCACCGACGCCCCGTGGGGGAACGTGCGGCACCGGCCGCTGCTGCGGGCCGCGGCCGAGCGCGGGCTCGTCGTCGGGCTGCACGCGTGGGGCCGCATCGGCAATGCCCCGACGTCGAGCGGGATGACCCACACCTACCTCGAGGACTACCTCGCCAACTCGCAGATCATCGTGCAGGCCCAGGTGACGAGCCTGATCACCGAGGGCGTGTTCGCGCAGCTGCCGGACCTGCGGGTCACGTTGCTGGAGTGCGGGTTCTCCTGGCTGCCCACCCTGCTGTGGCGGTTCGACAAGGACTGGAAGGGCGTCTGGCGCGAGGTCCCCTGGCTGGACGCCAAGCCGTCGGAGACCGCGCGTCGGCACCTGCGCCTCACCACGGCCCCGGCCCACCTGCCGCGCGACCCCGGCCAGGTGCGGGAGGCCCTCGACCTGCTCGACGCGGGCTTGATGCTGCTCTACGCGAGCGACCATCCGCACGACCACGGGTCCGGCGGCGAGCGGCTGCTCGCGGCGCTGACCGACGAGGAGCGCGAACGCGTGCTGGGCGGCAACGCCGCCGACTGGTACGCCCTCGGCTGA
- a CDS encoding Rieske (2Fe-2S) protein, which yields MRIVVCRLDEFPPGERRVVQAGRRSIGVFRVGDRFYAINNYCPHQGGPLCLGRTKPWVSSSGPGEFVLAEDDALVACPWHGWEYDLATGQSFLGPGEPPVRTYEVSVEAETAAPRGGRMPGPYVADTFAVHVEDAYVVVETTPRPAAKAPGVRAAGGAQ from the coding sequence ATGCGCATCGTGGTGTGTCGGCTCGACGAGTTCCCGCCGGGTGAGCGACGCGTCGTGCAGGCGGGGCGTCGTTCGATCGGGGTGTTCCGGGTGGGGGACCGGTTCTACGCGATCAACAACTACTGCCCCCACCAGGGCGGGCCGCTGTGCCTGGGGCGGACGAAGCCGTGGGTGAGCTCATCGGGGCCGGGGGAGTTCGTGCTCGCGGAGGACGACGCGCTGGTCGCGTGCCCGTGGCACGGGTGGGAGTACGACCTCGCCACCGGCCAGTCCTTCCTCGGTCCCGGTGAGCCGCCGGTCCGCACGTACGAGGTGTCCGTCGAGGCGGAGACGGCGGCGCCACGGGGCGGACGGATGCCTGGGCCGTATGTGGCCGACACGTTCGCGGTGCACGTGGAGGACGCCTACGTCGTGGTCGAGACGACCCCCCGCCCGGCCGCGAAGGCGCCGGGCGTCCGAGCTGCTGGAGGTGCGCAATGA
- a CDS encoding amidohydrolase family protein, translated as MTRMATTSTLPREQAAGPRTGHTIVDSDIHPHALPRHILPRLSAQHRRRFEMFGSRVPGPPEIYPRVRNSGFRLDSWPEGGFPGSDLQMTRDQLLDEFEIDHGVLIPLQGHSWGVEQPEYAAALCGALNDWIVEEWLDREPRLRSSIAVSIETPELAAEEIARRAGDPRFVQVLLSTGGESGFGVRRYWPIYKAAAEAGLPIAAHTGGLEQHRGAGWPSFYLEEHVWNGNTMASLLMSMLCEGVFTEFPTLQVVCVEGGIAWAGPLMWALDEAWPKLREDVPQLTRPPSEYIREHVWFTTQPVEEPDDPAHLEIALRHIGMNDRILFASDYPHWDFDSPRQAPKLFPAALRRDIMGSNACRLYALPEREVAA; from the coding sequence ATGACAAGAATGGCCACGACGAGCACGCTGCCGAGGGAACAGGCCGCCGGTCCTCGGACCGGCCACACGATCGTCGACTCCGACATCCACCCGCACGCGCTGCCGCGCCACATCCTTCCGCGGCTGTCGGCGCAGCACCGCAGGCGGTTCGAGATGTTCGGCAGCCGCGTACCGGGCCCGCCGGAGATCTACCCGCGCGTGCGCAACTCCGGGTTCCGGCTCGATTCCTGGCCAGAGGGCGGGTTCCCGGGCAGCGATCTGCAGATGACGCGCGACCAGCTGCTCGACGAGTTCGAGATCGACCACGGCGTCCTGATCCCGCTGCAGGGGCACAGCTGGGGCGTGGAGCAACCCGAGTACGCCGCGGCGCTGTGCGGGGCGCTGAACGACTGGATCGTCGAGGAGTGGCTCGACCGGGAGCCGCGGCTGCGCAGCTCCATCGCCGTCTCGATCGAGACGCCCGAACTCGCCGCCGAGGAGATCGCCCGTCGTGCGGGCGACCCGCGGTTCGTACAGGTGCTGCTGTCCACAGGCGGCGAGTCCGGCTTCGGCGTGCGCCGCTACTGGCCGATCTACAAGGCGGCCGCCGAGGCGGGCCTTCCGATCGCGGCGCACACCGGCGGGCTCGAGCAGCACCGGGGCGCGGGTTGGCCATCGTTCTACCTCGAAGAACACGTGTGGAACGGCAACACGATGGCCTCGCTCCTGATGAGCATGCTCTGCGAGGGCGTGTTCACCGAGTTCCCGACGCTGCAGGTGGTCTGCGTGGAGGGCGGGATCGCATGGGCGGGCCCGCTGATGTGGGCGCTGGACGAGGCGTGGCCGAAGCTGCGGGAGGACGTCCCGCAGCTGACTCGGCCGCCGTCGGAGTACATCCGTGAGCACGTGTGGTTCACGACCCAGCCCGTCGAGGAGCCGGACGATCCGGCGCACCTGGAGATCGCGCTGCGGCACATCGGGATGAACGACCGGATCCTGTTCGCCTCCGACTACCCGCACTGGGACTTCGACTCTCCCCGGCAGGCGCCGAAGCTGTTCCCGGCCGCGCTGCGGCGCGACATCATGGGCTCGAACGCCTGCCGCCTCTATGCGCTGCCCGAGCGGGAGGTGGCGGCGTGA
- a CDS encoding LysR family transcriptional regulator, with protein sequence MDVELRHLRCLVAIVDAGGFTGAAAELGVTQPSVSRALAALEDALGVRVLRRTSREIVLTAAGERVLARARRVLAEVDDLTAEARSGHTRLRLGHAWAALGEYTVELQRRWAASHPDVSLHLVRTNSPTGGLAEGACDIAVVRTPSGPDRLDLHRFDSAVVGVEARYCALAADDRLARRRQLRVAELGERVLAVDPRTGTTTVDLWPPGKRPDVEEIHDVDDWLAVIASGRCVGVTAESTITQYRRHGVVFRRLRDAPPVPVRLIWWRDDPHPATTDMVGLLAELYRRRVRTSGPFVQ encoded by the coding sequence ATGGACGTGGAGCTTCGGCACCTCCGCTGTCTCGTCGCGATCGTCGACGCGGGTGGGTTCACCGGCGCCGCGGCCGAGCTGGGCGTCACGCAGCCGTCCGTGTCCCGCGCACTGGCCGCCCTGGAGGACGCCCTCGGGGTGCGGGTGCTGCGCCGCACGAGCCGGGAGATCGTGCTCACTGCGGCGGGGGAGCGGGTGCTGGCCCGGGCTCGGCGGGTGCTCGCGGAGGTCGACGACCTCACCGCCGAGGCGCGCAGCGGCCACACCCGGCTCCGGCTCGGCCATGCCTGGGCGGCGCTCGGCGAGTACACCGTCGAGCTGCAACGGCGCTGGGCTGCGTCCCACCCGGACGTGTCGCTGCACCTGGTGCGCACCAACTCCCCCACCGGTGGCCTGGCCGAAGGCGCGTGCGACATCGCCGTGGTGCGGACGCCGTCCGGCCCGGACCGTCTCGATCTCCACCGGTTCGACAGCGCCGTCGTCGGCGTGGAGGCCCGCTACTGCGCGCTCGCCGCGGACGATCGCCTCGCCCGGCGCCGGCAGCTGCGCGTCGCCGAGCTCGGCGAGCGGGTCCTCGCGGTGGACCCGCGCACCGGCACCACCACCGTGGACCTCTGGCCGCCCGGCAAGCGACCCGATGTGGAGGAGATCCACGACGTCGACGACTGGCTCGCCGTCATCGCGAGCGGCCGCTGCGTCGGGGTCACGGCGGAGAGCACCATCACCCAGTACCGGCGCCACGGGGTCGTCTTCCGCCGGCTGCGCGACGCGCCCCCGGTTCCGGTGCGGTTGATCTGGTGGCGCGACGACCCGCACCCGGCGACGACCGACATGGTGGGGTTGCTGGCGGAGCTTTACCGGAGGCGGGTTCGTACGAGCGGCCCTTTCGTTCAATAG
- a CDS encoding HAD-IC family P-type ATPase → MDVAAPPGLTSADAAARRRAGEANTPVSGTSRSYATILRTNVFSFYNSILFVIGAALLAMGRYNDAFVSVGLGLVNAVISAAQEIGAKRKLDGLQLLDAAQVFVVRDGADVPVAPAEVVRGDVVRVRAGDQIVVDGPLLPGGRLEADESLLTGESEPVVKEPGDDLRSGTLCVAGEGYQEARDVGAASYAGRLTAEARRVTTDKTPLQRRIDFVVRLVMALVVLMSGAILAQAALEGFSLLRVVQITAVLSGLVPYGLFFLIALSYTRGAAQIARRGALVQQVNAVESLTHVDVVCTDKTGTLTTGRLELKEIEQLGGHDAAAALGSFARSVTTPNLTTAALAGSLPGEAWEVRDEVQFASSLRWSGLVTADGTWVLGAPDALAPHLDGADLGAAVAERAALGLRVLVLARATTGLRDATGRPALPALDPVGIVALADELRPDVAKSVRRFAEEGVALKVLSGDDPRTVAALATQAGLPAGEPVSGRDLDGLDDAGLDRLVARTTVFGRVAPEQKERIVASLRRGRHHVTMIGDGVNDARALKAAHVGVAMRSGSAVTRDVADVVLVDDSFAALLPARAEGRRIIAGIAASMYLFLARVATQGLVILAVTMLGLGFPYAPTQVGLTLLTVGVPTLFLTLWARPVRPDRHLLGNLARFVIPAAIVTAGFGTAVYAYLYMRVSEGFSTGRTPEEVISEFERYTGLLYGTDTDFAEAAATIGAQTGLSTFVGFASFVLILFLAPPTRFFAAWTRPTGDRRPSVLVAGLIAAFIAVLFIPALSDYFGLTGPAPPIYHVVLPALALWFAALTAVYRLRLLDRILGLDQLP, encoded by the coding sequence ATGGACGTGGCCGCACCTCCCGGGCTGACCTCCGCGGATGCGGCCGCCCGCCGTCGCGCGGGCGAGGCGAACACGCCCGTCAGCGGCACGTCGCGCAGCTACGCGACGATCCTGCGGACCAACGTCTTCTCCTTCTACAACTCGATCCTCTTCGTCATCGGCGCGGCGCTGCTCGCGATGGGCCGCTACAACGACGCGTTCGTCAGCGTCGGGCTGGGCCTGGTCAACGCGGTGATCAGTGCGGCGCAGGAGATCGGGGCGAAGCGGAAGCTCGACGGGCTGCAGCTGCTCGACGCGGCACAGGTGTTCGTGGTGCGCGACGGCGCCGACGTGCCCGTGGCGCCGGCCGAGGTCGTACGCGGCGATGTCGTGCGCGTGCGGGCGGGCGACCAGATCGTCGTGGACGGGCCACTGCTCCCGGGCGGCCGGCTCGAGGCCGACGAGTCCCTGCTCACGGGGGAGTCCGAGCCGGTGGTGAAGGAGCCGGGCGACGACCTGCGCTCCGGGACTCTCTGCGTGGCAGGCGAGGGCTACCAGGAGGCCCGGGACGTCGGCGCGGCGAGCTACGCGGGCCGGCTCACCGCCGAGGCACGCCGGGTGACCACCGACAAGACCCCGCTGCAGCGGCGGATCGACTTCGTCGTGCGGCTGGTCATGGCATTGGTCGTGCTGATGAGTGGGGCGATCCTCGCCCAGGCCGCGCTGGAGGGGTTCTCGCTGCTGCGCGTCGTGCAGATCACCGCGGTGCTCTCCGGGCTGGTGCCCTACGGCCTCTTCTTCCTCATCGCGCTCTCCTACACCCGAGGCGCGGCACAGATCGCGCGCCGGGGCGCGCTGGTGCAGCAGGTCAACGCCGTCGAGTCGCTCACCCACGTCGACGTCGTCTGCACGGACAAGACGGGCACGCTCACCACCGGACGCCTGGAGCTGAAGGAGATCGAGCAGCTCGGCGGGCACGACGCCGCTGCCGCCCTCGGGTCCTTCGCCCGCTCGGTGACCACCCCGAACCTCACCACGGCCGCGCTGGCGGGAAGCCTGCCCGGCGAGGCGTGGGAGGTGCGCGACGAAGTGCAGTTCGCGTCGTCCCTGCGCTGGTCCGGCCTGGTCACGGCGGACGGCACGTGGGTGCTCGGCGCGCCCGACGCCCTCGCGCCGCACCTCGACGGCGCGGATCTGGGCGCGGCGGTCGCCGAGCGCGCCGCGCTGGGCCTGCGCGTGCTGGTGCTGGCCCGTGCCACCACCGGCCTCCGCGATGCCACGGGCCGACCGGCCCTGCCGGCGCTGGACCCGGTCGGGATCGTCGCGCTGGCCGACGAGCTGCGTCCCGACGTCGCGAAGAGCGTGCGCCGGTTCGCCGAGGAAGGCGTGGCGCTCAAGGTGCTCTCCGGCGACGACCCGCGCACCGTCGCGGCGCTCGCAACACAGGCGGGTCTCCCTGCGGGGGAGCCGGTCAGCGGCCGTGACCTGGACGGCCTCGACGACGCCGGCCTGGACCGGCTCGTCGCGCGGACCACGGTGTTCGGGCGGGTGGCCCCCGAGCAGAAGGAGCGGATCGTCGCCTCGCTGCGCCGCGGGCGCCACCACGTCACGATGATCGGCGATGGGGTGAACGACGCCAGGGCGCTCAAGGCCGCCCACGTCGGGGTGGCGATGCGCAGCGGGAGCGCCGTCACGCGCGATGTCGCCGACGTGGTGCTCGTCGACGACTCGTTCGCCGCGCTGCTGCCGGCAAGGGCCGAGGGCAGGCGGATCATCGCCGGCATCGCGGCGTCGATGTACCTGTTCCTCGCGCGGGTCGCCACGCAGGGCCTGGTGATCCTCGCGGTCACCATGCTCGGGCTCGGCTTCCCCTACGCCCCCACCCAGGTCGGGCTGACCCTGCTCACGGTCGGGGTCCCGACGCTGTTCCTCACCCTGTGGGCCCGCCCGGTGCGCCCGGACCGGCACCTGCTGGGCAACCTCGCGCGGTTCGTCATCCCCGCCGCGATCGTGACGGCTGGGTTCGGCACAGCCGTCTACGCCTACCTCTACATGCGCGTCTCGGAGGGCTTCAGCACCGGGCGGACCCCGGAAGAAGTGATCAGCGAGTTCGAGAGGTACACCGGCCTGCTCTACGGAACCGACACCGACTTCGCAGAGGCCGCCGCGACGATCGGCGCCCAGACCGGCCTGTCGACCTTCGTCGGATTCGCGTCGTTCGTGCTCATCCTCTTCCTCGCCCCGCCCACGCGGTTCTTCGCCGCGTGGACGCGGCCCACCGGTGACCGCCGGCCGTCCGTCCTGGTCGCGGGCCTGATCGCCGCCTTCATCGCGGTCCTGTTCATCCCCGCGCTCTCGGACTACTTCGGGCTGACCGGCCCCGCGCCGCCGATCTACCACGTCGTCCTCCCGGCGCTCGCCTTGTGGTTCGCCGCGCTGACCGCCGTGTACCGCCTCCGCCTGCTGGACCGGATCCTCGGACTGGACCAGCTCCCCTAG
- a CDS encoding DMT family transporter, translating into MDTEIRSRREAAGVALLLGSALSNQTGAAVGALAFDAIGPVGVVAVRQWVAGVALLVLGRPRLGAFTRRQWWPVLGLAGVFAVMNVSLYSAVDRIGLGLAVTLEVLGPLVIAVTGARRHITLGCVALAAVGVVVLTRPQPSSDYVGVGLALLAAGCWAAYILLNRTVGRRVPGLEGTAAAGAISALGYVPVGIGVLLTHPPSPAALACAAAAGLLSSAVPFAVDLLALRRIPAHFFGIFMSVHPVFAAAIGAVLLGEAFAPLDWLGIALVVIANTAAVLLTSRTAR; encoded by the coding sequence ATGGACACCGAGATCCGATCGCGGCGGGAGGCCGCTGGCGTCGCACTGCTCCTCGGCAGCGCGCTGTCCAACCAGACCGGCGCCGCTGTCGGGGCGCTCGCCTTCGACGCGATCGGGCCCGTCGGGGTCGTGGCGGTGCGCCAGTGGGTGGCCGGGGTCGCGCTGCTGGTACTCGGACGGCCGCGGCTGGGTGCGTTCACGCGGCGGCAGTGGTGGCCGGTGCTCGGGCTCGCCGGGGTGTTCGCCGTCATGAACGTCTCGCTGTACTCCGCGGTCGACCGCATCGGGCTCGGCCTCGCGGTCACGCTGGAGGTCCTCGGTCCCCTCGTCATCGCGGTGACGGGAGCCCGCCGCCACATCACGCTGGGCTGTGTGGCGCTCGCGGCGGTCGGGGTCGTCGTCCTCACGCGGCCGCAGCCGTCGAGCGACTACGTCGGTGTCGGCCTCGCCCTGCTCGCCGCGGGGTGCTGGGCGGCGTACATCCTGCTCAACCGCACGGTTGGGCGGCGGGTGCCGGGGCTGGAGGGAACGGCCGCCGCCGGCGCGATCTCGGCTCTCGGGTACGTGCCGGTCGGGATCGGGGTCCTCCTCACGCACCCGCCGTCGCCGGCCGCCCTCGCCTGTGCCGCCGCGGCGGGGCTGCTGTCATCGGCCGTCCCGTTCGCCGTCGACCTGCTGGCGCTGCGCCGGATCCCCGCCCATTTCTTCGGGATCTTCATGAGTGTCCACCCCGTGTTCGCCGCCGCCATCGGCGCCGTTCTGCTCGGGGAGGCGTTCGCTCCACTCGACTGGCTCGGCATCGCGCTCGTCGTCATCGCGAACACCGCCGCCGTACTCCTCACGTCGCGCACAGCTCGTTGA